The following is a genomic window from Candidatus Obscuribacter sp..
CCATGCGCAAGTACTCTTTGCCTCTAAACAAAATTGTCTCATCGTCCAGGGGATTTGCTTGGAGTATTTGATTGTAGACTGCAATCGCTTTGACATGGTCACCAGCTTTGCTAAAGAGACGCGCTCTCAAATAGAGGGCCCGTCCACAATTAGGTTCAATGGTGAGGATTTTGGCGGTTTCTTCCAGCGCTTCTTTTTCTCTACCGAGAGTGACAAATATGTCAGCTCGCGCGAGATGGAAGGTTTTTTCACGGGGATTTAGAGCTATTGCTTGATTTAGATCGGCCAGAGCCTGCGTATCTTGCTTGAGCATTTGGTAGAGCGCAGCTCTTTTAAAATAGCGGTGTGAGCTGGTGGGGTCTTGTTTGATATTCAAACCGGCATATTCAATCGCTTTTTTATAGTCTTTTTGAACAGTAGAGACCATTATCAAAAAATCGTAAGCTTTATCGACTTTGGGGTCTAGTTTTAGAGCGGTATTTAGCTCTTTAACGCCACTTTTGTAGTCATCGATGTAGTAATAATATTGAGCCATAATGACATGGGCCCTAGCGTTTTTGTCATCGCATTGTAGCGCCTTGACGGCCATGGCATGTCCTGTTTCGGCATCGCCTATGTGCGCTGCGATTTCGCCTTTATTGCAATAGGCCTTACTTGATTTTGGATCTGCTTCTATGGCTTTGTCAGCCAGGGCAAAGGCTTCTTTGTATTTTTTCTTCTCAAACAAAATGTGACTTTGTGCTATCAGCCTGTCGCAGGCGCTGAGCGGCACTGCCTTTTGCTCTTGTGAGGCGGCACCAGCTTTTGCTGCCGTGTTGAGCGGGGCTGCGGCTGCTAATGCTTGTGCGCATAAAGCAAATGTGATCAGGCAGAATACTTTTAGCTGAGTCTTTGTAACGCTACTATTATGAGGCAACTAACAGGCTCTCCAAAATGCGCTCGTAAATACGACTCAGTTTTTCCAGTTCTTCCACCTTAACACATTCATCTATCTTGTGGATTGTGGCATTGACTGGTCCAAGCTCAATGATTTCGCAGCCAGTAGTGGCGATAAAACGGCCATCTGAGGTACCGCCGGTGGTGCTCAGCTCGGCTTCCACTGCGCTTACTTCTTTGATGGCCAGTCTGGCCGCGTCAACTAGTTTGCCCGGGGGTGTAATAAATGGCATGCCTGACAGTCTAAAAGTAAGACCATAGTTGAGTTTGTGGCGGTCAAACAAGGCCCTTACTTTTTCTTCCAGTATGTGTGGTGTTACTTCCGGCGAAAAGCGGAAATTAAACAATATTTCCAGGTCGCCTGGTATGACATTGTCTGCACCAGTGCCGGAGTTTATGTTGGAAATTTGAAAACTGGTGGGCTGAAAAAATTCGTTGCCCTGATCAAAACTCATAGCTGTAAGCTCTGCTAGTGCCGGAGCAAAGAGATGGATAGGGTTTTTGGCCAGCTGGGGGTAGGCAATATGACC
Proteins encoded in this region:
- a CDS encoding tetratricopeptide repeat protein, encoding MPHNSSVTKTQLKVFCLITFALCAQALAAAAPLNTAAKAGAASQEQKAVPLSACDRLIAQSHILFEKKKYKEAFALADKAIEADPKSSKAYCNKGEIAAHIGDAETGHAMAVKALQCDDKNARAHVIMAQYYYYIDDYKSGVKELNTALKLDPKVDKAYDFLIMVSTVQKDYKKAIEYAGLNIKQDPTSSHRYFKRAALYQMLKQDTQALADLNQAIALNPREKTFHLARADIFVTLGREKEALEETAKILTIEPNCGRALYLRARLFSKAGDHVKAIAVYNQILQANPLDDETILFRGKEYLRMGKFKEALADFNESINNGPNDSRDAYEARAELYEKTGQKELANKDRATAQKIRARPAVMPL